Proteins from a single region of Flavobacterium sp. K5-23:
- a CDS encoding M23 family metallopeptidase, whose amino-acid sequence MAKVKYYYDSENLAYRKIKVRKRKKFGFAALFLVASGLFGFLSFVILLNTPYFDTPKDRLLIREMDNLKLNYSVLNTRINQLNNVVAAIEDRDNNLYRTYFNTSPITIEERKSGFKDKNRYEALEGYDNTQLVLNTTKRVDILAKELAIQSKSLDHILKLAKEKDKLLSAIPAIQPVRNENLKRMASGFGYRTDPFTKVRKMHEGMDFTAKTGSPIYATGDGVVARADNTASGFGNHVVIRHGYGYETYYAHLSKYNCRPGQSVKRGDIIGYVGSTGRSEGPHLHYEVHKNNKVVNPLNFYYGNISAVEYVAISQLANQENQSLD is encoded by the coding sequence ATGGCGAAAGTAAAATATTATTACGATTCTGAAAATCTAGCGTATCGAAAAATAAAAGTCCGAAAAAGAAAGAAATTTGGCTTTGCAGCCTTGTTTTTAGTGGCTTCGGGGTTGTTTGGATTCCTTAGTTTTGTAATTTTACTTAACACTCCTTATTTTGACACTCCAAAAGACCGACTATTAATTCGGGAAATGGACAATTTAAAGTTAAATTATTCCGTTTTGAATACTCGAATAAATCAGCTCAACAACGTAGTTGCTGCGATAGAAGATAGAGACAATAATTTATACCGCACCTATTTCAACACTTCCCCCATTACTATTGAGGAAAGAAAATCAGGTTTCAAAGACAAAAACAGATATGAAGCTTTAGAAGGATATGACAATACTCAACTTGTATTGAATACTACAAAAAGAGTGGACATTCTTGCTAAAGAATTAGCCATTCAATCTAAATCACTAGATCATATTTTAAAATTAGCTAAAGAAAAAGATAAATTATTGTCGGCTATCCCTGCCATTCAGCCAGTAAGAAATGAGAATTTAAAAAGAATGGCTTCTGGTTTTGGATACCGAACAGATCCATTTACTAAAGTTAGGAAAATGCACGAAGGGATGGATTTCACTGCAAAAACGGGCTCTCCTATTTATGCCACTGGAGACGGAGTTGTTGCAAGAGCGGATAACACCGCATCTGGTTTTGGAAATCATGTAGTAATTAGGCATGGTTATGGATACGAAACTTATTACGCTCATTTAAGCAAATACAATTGCAGACCTGGACAAAGTGTCAAACGAGGTGACATTATAGGATATGTAGGTAGCACAGGAAGATCTGAAGGGCCACACTTGCATTACGAGGTACATAAAAACAACAAAGTGGTGAACCCACTTAATTTTTATTACGGTAATATATCGGCAGTGGAATATGTTGCTATCTCACAACTGGCAAACCAAGAGAATCAATCATTAGACTAA
- a CDS encoding MerR family transcriptional regulator — protein MHIELSKDKRYFSIGEVAKAFDVNASLIRFWDSEFDILKPKKNAKGNRMFTPEDVTNLQLIYHLVKERGFTLEGAKTHLKEGQKKTLDKFEIIRKLETIRTQLTNIKNQI, from the coding sequence ATGCATATTGAACTTTCCAAAGACAAAAGATATTTCAGCATTGGTGAAGTTGCCAAAGCATTTGATGTGAATGCTTCTCTTATTCGTTTTTGGGATAGCGAATTTGACATTCTCAAACCAAAGAAAAATGCTAAGGGTAATCGAATGTTTACTCCTGAAGATGTAACTAATTTACAACTCATTTATCACCTAGTTAAAGAAAGAGGATTTACGCTGGAAGGTGCCAAAACACACTTGAAAGAAGGACAGAAAAAAACATTGGATAAGTTTGAAATTATCCGAAAACTAGAAACAATAAGAACACAATTAACAAATATTAAAAATCAAATTTAA
- a CDS encoding GSCFA domain-containing protein: MHFRTEIPISKSSNTIDYNSRVVSLGSCFVENMADKFQYFQFRNTTNPFGIIFNPVSIEKIIKKVVSETLFTENDVFYHNESWHCFDVHSDLSNESKVELLESLNSILKSTKTQIETASHVIITYGTSWVYKNVESLEVVANCHKVPQKQFTKELLSIAVIKKSIENTIQLIASVNPKANFIFTVSPVRHIKDGFVENQLSKSHLIAAIHSVLNTEHGTLQTEYFPSYEIMMDELRDYRFYAEDMLHPSQAAIDYIWQRFKDTTISETAFSTMEEVQNIQKSLSHRPFNPKSESHLKFEEKLKSKITKLLSQYSFMKF; the protein is encoded by the coding sequence ATGCATTTCAGAACCGAAATACCCATATCTAAAAGTAGTAATACAATAGATTATAATTCTAGAGTGGTCTCTCTAGGTTCTTGTTTTGTAGAAAATATGGCGGATAAATTCCAGTATTTTCAATTTCGAAATACAACTAATCCTTTTGGGATAATTTTCAATCCTGTTTCGATTGAGAAAATTATTAAAAAAGTAGTATCTGAAACATTATTCACTGAAAATGATGTTTTTTATCATAACGAAAGCTGGCATTGTTTTGATGTGCATTCTGATCTGAGTAATGAAAGTAAAGTTGAATTATTGGAGTCATTGAATTCGATTCTAAAATCAACCAAAACGCAAATAGAGACCGCTTCTCATGTCATTATTACATACGGAACTTCGTGGGTTTATAAGAATGTGGAGAGCCTTGAAGTTGTAGCCAACTGTCATAAAGTACCTCAAAAACAATTTACCAAAGAGTTGTTGTCTATTGCCGTGATTAAGAAAAGTATTGAAAATACAATACAATTAATTGCTTCGGTTAATCCAAAAGCAAATTTCATTTTTACCGTTTCCCCTGTTAGACACATCAAAGACGGTTTTGTCGAAAACCAGTTAAGCAAATCACATTTAATAGCTGCGATTCACAGTGTATTAAACACTGAACACGGAACACTGCAAACTGAATATTTCCCTAGTTATGAAATTATGATGGACGAACTCCGTGATTATCGTTTTTATGCTGAGGATATGTTGCATCCAAGCCAAGCCGCAATAGATTATATTTGGCAACGTTTCAAGGATACTACTATTTCCGAAACCGCTTTTTCTACTATGGAGGAAGTTCAAAATATTCAAAAAAGTTTGTCTCATAGACCATTTAACCCTAAATCAGAAAGTCACTTGAAATTCGAAGAAAAACTCAAGTCTAAAATCACTAAATTGCTTTCTCAATATTCATTTATGAAGTTTTAA
- a CDS encoding TPM domain-containing protein — protein MSKVEDFLTPEEEHEIVEAIRVAEKNTSGEIRVHLEKTTALDPFDRALEVFHDLKMDETQLKNGVLIYLAVKDKTFVICGDQGINDIVKNNFWDSTKDTMVAHFKNGNFKQGLVDGILKAGEELKKHFPWSEDDTNELSNEISKG, from the coding sequence ATGTCAAAAGTAGAAGATTTTTTAACCCCGGAAGAAGAACATGAAATTGTAGAAGCGATTCGCGTGGCTGAAAAAAACACCTCTGGAGAAATTAGAGTTCATCTAGAAAAAACAACTGCCCTAGACCCTTTTGATCGTGCACTGGAAGTTTTTCATGATCTTAAAATGGACGAAACCCAACTTAAAAATGGGGTTTTAATTTATCTAGCTGTAAAAGACAAAACATTTGTCATTTGTGGTGACCAAGGCATTAATGACATTGTTAAAAATAATTTTTGGGACAGTACAAAAGATACAATGGTTGCTCATTTTAAAAACGGAAATTTCAAACAAGGTTTGGTAGATGGTATTTTAAAAGCTGGCGAAGAATTAAAGAAACATTTCCCATGGTCTGAAGATGACACGAATGAATTATCAAACGAAATCTCAAAAGGATAA
- a CDS encoding LemA family protein: protein MKRFLPWIIGAVIIFGIYSWSTGIYNNAVTLEQDVKESWGNVNTAYQRRNDLIPNIVSTVKGYAEHEKSTLTAVIEARAKATAVTIDPSKVTPEQLAAFNSAQSGVSSSLSKLLVSVEQYPNLKADASFMKLQDELASTENQILTARTRFNESVKPYNNNINTFPRNILAGMYGLKEKPYFEAVAGAEKPVEVKF from the coding sequence ATGAAAAGATTTTTGCCTTGGATTATCGGAGCCGTTATTATTTTTGGAATTTACAGCTGGTCTACTGGAATATATAATAATGCAGTGACACTTGAACAAGATGTAAAAGAAAGTTGGGGGAATGTTAATACGGCATACCAAAGAAGAAATGATCTAATACCAAATATAGTAAGTACTGTAAAAGGGTATGCAGAACATGAAAAAAGCACCTTAACAGCAGTAATCGAAGCAAGAGCTAAAGCAACTGCAGTAACTATTGACCCAAGTAAAGTAACCCCAGAACAATTAGCTGCGTTTAATTCGGCTCAATCTGGTGTTTCTTCTTCTCTATCTAAATTATTAGTAAGTGTTGAGCAATATCCAAATCTGAAAGCTGATGCAAGTTTCATGAAATTACAAGATGAACTAGCAAGTACTGAAAACCAAATTTTGACTGCCAGAACCCGTTTTAACGAGTCGGTTAAGCCATACAACAACAACATTAATACTTTCCCAAGAAACATTTTGGCTGGAATGTATGGACTTAAAGAAAAACCTTATTTCGAAGCTGTAGCTGGCGCTGAAAAACCTGTAGAAGTTAAATTCTAA
- a CDS encoding YgcG family protein — MILQKKNTTIFLKLLICLFATQIGFAQFTIPEKPSLATSVYDYANVLSASEKTQLEDKLIRYSDSTTTQIVIVTVESLKGEDVSQLATRWAHTWGFGQAKEDNGVIILIAKQERKIAINPGYGLEDRLTAGIGGEIIRNIITPEFKAGSYFKGLDKGTDALIDVFKGKYKGERKKQNKGKDFPIAPFIIIIIIILVLISKNKGGGGGNSGNRGGGVGPSLLDVIILSSLGRGGGGGGFGGGSSGGGFGGGGGFGGGFGGGGFSGGGSSGGW; from the coding sequence ATGATATTACAAAAAAAGAATACAACAATTTTCCTGAAATTACTTATTTGTCTATTTGCTACACAAATAGGTTTTGCACAGTTTACTATACCCGAAAAGCCAAGTTTAGCGACATCAGTTTACGATTATGCTAACGTATTAAGCGCATCAGAAAAAACGCAATTAGAAGATAAATTAATCCGTTATTCTGACTCAACCACGACTCAAATTGTAATTGTTACCGTTGAAAGCCTGAAAGGGGAAGATGTCAGTCAACTAGCGACTAGATGGGCACACACTTGGGGTTTTGGTCAAGCAAAAGAAGACAATGGAGTTATTATTTTAATTGCCAAACAAGAAAGGAAAATTGCAATTAATCCCGGTTATGGATTAGAAGATCGATTGACAGCTGGAATTGGAGGAGAAATAATCCGAAATATTATCACACCTGAATTCAAAGCCGGAAGTTACTTCAAAGGCTTAGATAAAGGAACTGATGCCCTTATTGATGTATTTAAAGGCAAATACAAAGGTGAAAGAAAAAAGCAAAACAAAGGAAAAGATTTTCCAATAGCACCTTTCATTATCATTATCATCATAATCCTTGTTCTTATTTCTAAAAACAAAGGCGGTGGTGGTGGAAATTCTGGAAACCGTGGTGGCGGTGTCGGGCCTAGTTTACTGGATGTCATTATTCTAAGCAGTCTTGGACGTGGCGGCGGAGGCGGTGGTTTCGGTGGCGGTTCATCTGGTGGTGGATTTGGCGGAGGCGGCGGATTCGGTGGTGGATTCGGTGGCGGCGGATTCTCCGGTGGAGGCTCTAGTGGAGGTTGGTAA
- a CDS encoding DUF4230 domain-containing protein: MFKRFIVFFALIAAVALSFKYCEFKKEDDSTSIDGTGLIQQQILNVGKLVVTEGHFSEVITYKNQEKYLMGMVSFDKKALIVVNADVTVAYDLHLMKYDIDEKNKVITIIYIPEEEIKINPDIKFYDVEQSKLNPFTGDDYNKINKSVKASLTKKIQKSTLKSNAQNRLISELSKLLITTNSLGWTLKYKGNVIESEKDFNQKVKL, from the coding sequence ATGTTCAAAAGATTTATTGTTTTTTTCGCGTTGATAGCTGCAGTTGCGTTATCATTCAAATATTGTGAGTTTAAAAAAGAGGATGATTCAACAAGTATTGATGGCACAGGCTTGATACAGCAACAAATACTTAATGTAGGCAAACTAGTCGTAACCGAAGGGCATTTCTCTGAAGTGATTACATATAAAAATCAAGAAAAATACTTGATGGGAATGGTGTCTTTCGATAAAAAAGCATTAATTGTCGTTAATGCTGATGTGACTGTTGCGTATGATTTACATTTAATGAAATACGATATTGATGAGAAAAATAAAGTTATTACAATAATCTATATTCCTGAAGAAGAAATTAAAATTAATCCTGATATTAAATTTTATGATGTGGAACAAAGCAAACTGAATCCTTTCACGGGAGATGATTATAATAAAATAAACAAATCAGTTAAAGCAAGTTTGACTAAGAAAATCCAGAAATCCACTTTAAAATCGAATGCTCAAAATAGATTGATAAGTGAGTTGTCTAAATTGTTAATTACAACTAATAGTTTAGGCTGGACTTTAAAATATAAAGGGAATGTCATTGAATCCGAAAAGGATTTCAATCAGAAAGTGAAATTGTAA
- a CDS encoding aromatic amino acid hydroxylase, producing MNATIETNPLLDRLPKHLKQFIKPQDYSDYTPINQAVWRYVMRKNVDYLSKVAHSSYLEGLKKTGIEIDNIPSMYGMNRILTEIGWAAVAVDGFIPPNAFMEFQAYNVLVIASDIRQLEHIEYTPAPDIIHEGAGHAPIIANPEYAEYLRRFGEIGCKAISSDKDYQMYEAIRLLSIVKEAEGTPQATIDEAEKAVEDLQNNMGELSEMAQIRNLHWWTVEYGLIGRVEDPKIYGAGLLSSIGESAWCMTENVKKIPYDISAAYQSFDITKLQPQLYVTPTFAYLNLVLEEFANKMALRTGGLSGIEKLINSTALGTIELSTGLQISGVFTNVIAYEGKPIYIQTTGKTALASREKELVGHGTTSHLEGFGSPIGRLKGINLAIEEMSPKDLNAYDILESKKVKLEFEGGITVEGEIITGSRNLQGEIILIRFKNCTVTHGETILFQPEWGVYDMAVGKKVVSAFSGPADMNSFDLISHMPSSKTIKATHTKERDELEKLYLEVRAIRESKDMDTSLASIFNKLQSEHPNDWLLSVEITELLKDRNEPQLLEKALSHLESLKIKRPEVAHLISGGLELILDTQKA from the coding sequence TTACCTAGAAGGATTGAAGAAAACGGGGATTGAAATTGACAATATTCCAAGTATGTACGGTATGAACCGTATTCTTACGGAAATTGGTTGGGCTGCCGTGGCTGTGGATGGATTTATTCCGCCTAACGCTTTTATGGAGTTTCAAGCATACAATGTACTCGTTATTGCGTCTGACATTCGTCAGCTAGAACATATAGAATACACGCCCGCACCGGATATTATTCACGAAGGTGCTGGACACGCGCCTATTATTGCTAATCCGGAATATGCGGAATATTTACGCCGTTTTGGAGAAATAGGTTGTAAAGCGATTTCTTCGGACAAGGATTATCAAATGTATGAAGCGATCCGTTTGCTTTCGATCGTGAAAGAAGCCGAAGGCACTCCGCAAGCGACTATCGACGAAGCTGAAAAAGCGGTGGAAGATTTACAAAACAATATGGGTGAACTGTCAGAAATGGCACAAATAAGAAACCTGCACTGGTGGACCGTGGAATACGGACTGATAGGAAGGGTGGAAGACCCAAAAATTTATGGCGCTGGTTTGTTATCCTCCATTGGCGAAAGCGCTTGGTGTATGACAGAAAACGTAAAGAAAATACCTTATGATATTTCGGCAGCCTATCAGAGTTTCGATATTACAAAACTGCAACCGCAGTTGTATGTCACTCCTACTTTTGCCTATTTGAATTTGGTTCTAGAAGAGTTTGCCAATAAAATGGCCTTACGCACAGGAGGTTTATCAGGAATAGAAAAATTGATCAACTCTACTGCATTGGGAACTATTGAATTGAGTACTGGTTTGCAAATTTCAGGTGTTTTCACCAATGTAATCGCTTATGAAGGCAAACCAATTTACATACAAACTACTGGAAAAACGGCTTTGGCTTCTCGTGAAAAAGAGCTAGTAGGTCACGGAACGACTTCTCATTTAGAAGGTTTTGGAAGCCCAATAGGAAGACTAAAAGGAATCAATCTTGCCATTGAGGAAATGAGTCCGAAAGACTTAAATGCTTATGACATCCTGGAATCTAAAAAGGTAAAACTTGAATTTGAAGGCGGCATAACGGTAGAAGGGGAAATCATTACTGGTTCCAGAAATTTACAAGGAGAAATTATCCTTATTCGTTTCAAAAATTGTACAGTGACTCACGGAGAAACTATTTTGTTTCAACCGGAATGGGGAGTATACGACATGGCAGTTGGAAAAAAAGTGGTTTCGGCTTTTTCTGGCCCTGCTGACATGAATAGTTTTGATTTGATCTCGCATATGCCATCTAGCAAAACCATTAAAGCAACTCACACTAAAGAACGTGATGAATTAGAGAAACTATACTTGGAAGTTCGTGCCATAAGAGAGTCAAAAGATATGGACACATCATTAGCTTCTATTTTCAATAAACTACAATCAGAGCATCCTAATGACTGGTTACTGTCCGTTGAAATCACTGAGCTCTTGAAAGACAGAAACGAACCTCAACTTTTAGAAAAAGCATTATCACATCTTGAAAGTCTAAAAATAAAAAGACCTGAAGTAGCTCATTTAATTAGCGGTGGACTGGAGTTGATTTTAGACACACAAAAAGCATAA
- the alaS gene encoding alanine--tRNA ligase has product MKSQDVRKQFLDFFQSKGHLVVPSAPIVLKDDPTLMFNNSGMAQFKEFFLGNAIPKSNRITDTQKCLRVSGKHNDLEDVGFDTYHHTMFEMLGNWSFGDYFKEEALPWAWEFLTEVLKLDKDRLYVSVFEGNEVENVPFDQEAFDIWKQFVPEDRIILGNKKDNFWEMGDQGPCGPCSEIHIDLRTDEERAAVTGRSLVNADHPQVVEIWNNVFMEFNRKADGSLEKLPSKHVDTGMGFERLCMAMQNVTSNYDTDVFTPLIEKVEQITGLKYTSNEVKDISEEQNKTNIAIRVIVDHVRAVAFAIADGQLPSNTGAGYVIRRILRRAIRYGFTFLNIKEAFIYQLVEVLANQMGEFFPEIKSQQNLVTNVIREEEASFLRTLDQGLQLLENVIAETKGNEVSGAKAFELYDTFGFPKDLTALILRERGLELDEAGFDEAMLAQKTRSRAASEMTTDDWTILVEGNTETFVGYDQVESEARITRYRKIDSKKDGVLYQIVLSSTPFYPEGGGQVGDKGSLVSANDSIDILDTKKENNLILHFSKKLPENVNAVFVAQVNTKLRADSSKNHSATHLMHQALRSILGTHVEQKGSLVNPNYLRFDFSHFSKVTDEELQQVESFVNARIQEQLSLIERRDIPFVQAVEEGAMALFGEKYGDYVRAIKFGDSMELCGGIHVKNTAEIWHFKITSEGAVAAGIRRIEAITGDAVKGYFASHENMLNEIKGALKNPQDSLKAVVSLQEENVKLKKQLEALLKEKAKNMKGDLAKEIQEINGIQFLAKQVDLNPEGAKDLAYELGNLGTNMFLVLATAEEGKPMLSCYISKELVAEKSLNAGQVVRELGKYIQGGGGGQPFFATAGGKNEAGIQQALEKAIEFVK; this is encoded by the coding sequence ATGAAATCACAAGACGTACGTAAACAATTTCTAGACTTTTTTCAATCTAAAGGACATTTAGTTGTTCCTTCGGCTCCTATAGTTTTAAAGGACGACCCAACACTGATGTTCAATAACTCAGGAATGGCTCAGTTCAAAGAATTTTTCTTAGGAAACGCCATACCAAAAAGCAATAGAATTACGGATACCCAAAAATGTCTTCGTGTTTCAGGAAAACACAATGACTTAGAGGATGTAGGTTTCGATACGTACCACCATACCATGTTTGAGATGTTAGGGAACTGGTCTTTTGGTGATTATTTCAAAGAAGAGGCTTTACCTTGGGCTTGGGAATTCCTAACCGAAGTTTTAAAATTAGATAAAGACCGTTTGTATGTTTCCGTTTTTGAAGGAAACGAAGTAGAAAACGTGCCTTTTGACCAAGAAGCATTTGATATTTGGAAACAATTTGTTCCTGAAGACCGAATTATCCTTGGAAACAAAAAAGATAATTTCTGGGAAATGGGAGATCAAGGACCTTGCGGACCTTGTTCTGAAATTCATATCGATTTACGTACTGATGAAGAAAGAGCTGCTGTTACTGGTAGAAGTTTAGTAAATGCTGATCATCCTCAAGTAGTGGAAATATGGAACAACGTATTTATGGAATTCAACCGTAAGGCCGATGGTTCATTAGAAAAATTACCTTCTAAACACGTAGATACAGGAATGGGATTTGAGCGTTTGTGTATGGCTATGCAAAACGTGACTTCAAACTATGATACGGATGTGTTTACGCCACTTATTGAAAAAGTGGAACAAATCACAGGACTAAAATATACTTCAAACGAAGTAAAAGACATAAGCGAGGAACAAAATAAAACGAATATCGCTATTCGTGTAATTGTTGATCACGTTCGTGCTGTAGCTTTTGCTATTGCTGATGGGCAATTGCCATCAAATACCGGAGCGGGATATGTAATTCGTAGAATATTGCGTCGTGCAATTCGTTATGGATTTACATTTTTGAATATCAAAGAAGCTTTTATCTATCAATTAGTGGAAGTTTTAGCAAACCAAATGGGAGAGTTTTTCCCGGAAATAAAATCACAACAAAATTTAGTGACTAATGTAATTCGGGAAGAAGAAGCTTCTTTCTTGAGAACATTAGATCAAGGTTTGCAATTGTTGGAAAATGTAATTGCAGAGACAAAAGGAAACGAAGTTTCAGGTGCTAAAGCATTTGAATTGTATGACACGTTTGGTTTTCCAAAAGATTTAACTGCCTTGATTTTAAGAGAAAGAGGTTTGGAGTTAGACGAAGCTGGATTTGATGAAGCTATGCTTGCTCAAAAAACAAGATCACGTGCTGCTTCAGAAATGACAACAGATGACTGGACCATACTTGTGGAAGGAAATACGGAAACTTTCGTAGGATATGATCAAGTAGAATCTGAAGCTAGAATTACTCGTTATAGAAAAATTGACAGCAAGAAAGACGGGGTTTTATACCAAATCGTCCTTAGTTCAACTCCTTTCTATCCTGAAGGCGGTGGCCAAGTAGGTGATAAAGGAAGTTTAGTTTCTGCAAACGATTCAATAGATATATTAGATACAAAAAAGGAAAATAATTTAATTCTTCACTTTTCTAAAAAATTACCTGAAAACGTAAATGCAGTATTTGTTGCTCAGGTAAATACTAAGTTAAGAGCTGACTCTTCTAAGAATCACTCGGCGACACACTTAATGCACCAGGCATTGCGTAGTATTTTAGGAACTCATGTAGAACAAAAAGGTTCATTGGTAAACCCAAATTATTTGCGTTTTGACTTTTCTCATTTTTCTAAAGTTACTGATGAAGAATTACAACAAGTGGAAAGTTTTGTAAATGCAAGAATTCAAGAGCAATTATCTCTAATAGAACGCAGGGACATTCCTTTCGTACAAGCGGTTGAGGAAGGTGCTATGGCTTTGTTTGGAGAGAAATATGGGGATTATGTACGTGCCATTAAATTTGGTGACAGTATGGAATTGTGTGGAGGAATTCACGTTAAGAATACAGCTGAAATCTGGCATTTTAAAATCACGAGTGAAGGAGCAGTTGCTGCAGGAATTCGTCGTATTGAAGCGATTACAGGTGATGCTGTTAAAGGATATTTTGCTTCTCATGAAAATATGCTTAACGAAATCAAAGGCGCTTTAAAAAATCCACAGGATTCTCTAAAAGCAGTTGTTTCTCTTCAAGAAGAGAATGTAAAATTGAAGAAACAGTTGGAAGCTCTATTGAAAGAAAAAGCGAAGAACATGAAAGGTGATTTGGCGAAAGAGATACAAGAAATAAACGGAATTCAATTTTTAGCTAAGCAAGTAGATTTAAATCCTGAAGGAGCAAAAGACTTGGCTTATGAATTAGGAAATTTAGGGACTAATATGTTTTTAGTTTTGGCTACAGCCGAAGAAGGGAAACCAATGTTGAGTTGTTATATATCTAAGGAATTAGTTGCCGAAAAAAGCTTAAACGCAGGACAAGTTGTTCGTGAATTAGGTAAGTACATCCAAGGTGGTGGAGGTGGACAGCCTTTCTTTGCAACTGCGGGAGGAAAAAACGAAGCGGGAATTCAACAAGCTTTAGAAAAGGCGATTGAGTTTGTGAAATAA